A region of the Burkholderia savannae genome:
CGACGAAGCCGAGGCGACCGTCGAACGTCGACTCGAGTTCGCGCAATTGCCGCTCGGCGGCGGTAACGCCGTTCGAATCGCCGCGCAGCGGCGCGCATGCGCCGACGAGCGGCACAGAGACGGCCGCGGCGAGCAGCGAACGGCGCAACGGAGAATGGTTCATAAGCGGATAGCGAGAAGATTGAACAGAAGCGGATCGGGCCGCGCGGCACTCGCGCCCGCGATCTCGCGGCCCACGAGCGTATCAGTTCTCGTCGCACGAATCCGTGTGAAATTGTGGCCGTCCCGTGCTCGCCCACGCGTACGGCGACGCGCGCTCGCGGCCCGCTCGCCGCCCCACTTCCGTTCGCTTGCCCCCGGCGTGCCCGGCCGCTATCCCTGCTGCCGGCCCGGCAGATACTGCATCGGATTGACCGGCTTGCCGTCGCGCCGGACTTCGAACAGCATCCCCGCGCGCGCGCCGTCGCCCGTGCCCATTTCGGCGATCTGTTCGCCCTGCTGAACAACGTCGCCCGTCTTCACGAGCACCTTGCGGTTGTGCGCATATGCGGTCAGGAAATCCGCGTTGTGCTGGACGAGGATCAGCGTGCCGTAGCCGTTCAAGCCCGTGCCCGCGTACATCACGCGGCCGGACGCCGCCGCGCGCACGGGGTCGCCCGCATGTCCGGCAATCCGGATGCCGCGATTGCGGCCGGGCTGGAAGGTTTCGACGATCGCGCCCTTCGCCGGCCACGCGAGCGCGATCGACTGCGCGTGGCGCTTCGTTTCCTGGACCACGCGACGGTCCGCCGCGCGATCCGCGGCGCTTTCGGGCGCCGAAGCAGGCTGCGGCGCGCCGGCCGAGGTCGCGCCGCCGGCGGGCGCCGCGCCCGCGCTGCTCGCCGCATCGGCTGCGCGAGCGGCGTCGGCGGCATTGCCGGGCGCACGCGCGGCATCGGCACCGCTCGCCGCCTGCGAAGCGGCCGCGTTTTCCGCGCCGGGCGGCGCGATCCGCAGCGTTTGTCCGATGGCGATCCGGGTCCGGCGCCCGAGGCGATTCCAGGTTTGCAGATCGCGCACGGTGCACCCATTCGCTTGCGCGATCGCGGATAGCGTATCGCCGCGCTTCACGACGTAGCGTGTCACGACGGGCGCCGGCGCGGCTGCCGTGTCCTGATGCTGCGCCGCATCGCCGGGCTGCGGCGCGGACGCCGCCTGCGCGGCGCTCGCCGACGACGCGGCCGCGCCGGCGAGCGTATCGGTGGGCGCGACGGGCGACGTGGTCGCGCAGCCCGCGACCACGAGCGCTGCCGCCACGCCGGACAGCCACGCGACACTGCGGTCGATCTCGCTCTTGCTCATGCTCGAGACAACTCCGGTCATGGAATTTTTCGAGCATCTCAAAAATCGCCGGAAGCGCGTGTAACCGGATGCAAGAATGATGACAAAATCGCAGCGAGCATTGCCGATGCTGGAATTGAATCGATCGAGTCTCACGGCGAACGAAATAATTCGCCGGCGCGGCGACACGAACCCTCTTTTGACGCCGAGCGAAAAATACATGTTCAGCGCGCAAAAACAGGCGATCCAAGCCCATTTCCGCCGATCGATCGCGTTTTCAGGCACGCCGCTCGACGGCTCGCACAACCGCGGCCCGGCGCGCCGCATGATGAATTCGCGCGCCGCGCCGGCCTCGGTCACGCGCGTCACAGGTACTGCACGCTCAGCGTCGAAAACGCGAAAGCGATGCCGCAACAGAGAAAGAAGATGTGCAATGCGATCTTGAACGCCAACTGCCAAGACGGGTTGCTACCCATGCGCGCCTCCGGGCCGACGAACGAGTGGACATGATGCGCGGCAATTCGTCGCACGAAAATGCGGAACCGGCGAAGCGGGCCTCAGGCACCGCCTGAACGCGGCGCCCCGCAATCCTGTTACCGTATCGGCCATTACAACGACAACGCAAGCAAGCTCCATGCGATTCGACTTGACCGATCTGCGACTTTTCCTGCACGTCTGCGAGGCCGGCAGCATCACGGGCGGCGCCGAGCGCGCGCACATGACGCTGCAATCCGCGAGCGAGCGCATCCGCGGCATGGAGGAAGAGCTCGGCGTGCCGCTTTTGCAGCGCGCGAAGCGCGGCACGCGCGCGACCGAAGCCGGCCGCGCGCTCGAGCACCATGCGCGCGTCGTCCTGCAACAGATCGACCATATGCGCGGCGAACTGCAACAGTTCGGCGCCGGGCTGCGCGGCCACATCCGCCTCCTCAGCAACACCGCCGCGCTCAGCGAATATCTGCCCGACGCGCTCGCCGAATACCTGCCGCGTCACCCGAAGCTGTCGGTGAGCGTCGAGGAGCGGTCGAGCCAGGAGATCGTTCATGCGATCCGCGGCAAGACCGCGGATTTCGGGATCGTCGCCGATTCGGTCGGGCTCGACGGGCTCGAGCAGATGCCGTTTCGCGAGGACTGGCTGATCGCCGTCGCGGCGGTCGACCACCCGCTCGCCGCGCGCGAGCGGGTCGCGTTCGCCGAGCTCGTCGACGCGGACTTCATCGGCATGACGGACGGCAGCGCGCTGCAGGTCCACCTCTCCGAGCAGGCGAAGGCGCTTGGCAAACGGATCGACTACCGCGTCCAGTTGAAGAGCTTCGACGCGATCTGCCGGCTGATCGAGCGCGGCGTCGGGATCGGCATCGTGTCGCGCCACGCGGCGCTGCGCGCGCAGCAGACGATGCAGATCCGCCTGATCGAGCTCACCGATCCGTGGGCGCACCGCCGGCTGACGATCTGCGCGCGCAGCTTCGACGAATTGCCCAAGTACACGCGCGACTTCATCGCATTTCTCGCGCATGATCCGGGCAAGAACGAGTCGTGCGCGGCTTGAGCTCGGCGGCGGATAGGTGGATAGGTGGATAGGTGGATAGGCGGATAGGCGGTTCGGCCGCGGTGCGTCGGTCGGCGGCCGCTCGTTCGAGTCGAACCAACAGATCGACCGCTGTGCGCAGCGAGTCGACGCGAGCATTTCAATTCCGATACGCACGATCCGAATTCGCAGGCGGACATGAACGGCGCATACGCGCTGCGATTGATCTGCGTCGCGCAGCAAACGCAAACCTGACGCGTCGGCCAAATCACTCGATTCTCGAATCGGCCTGCACTGGATCGGCAGTCGCTCGAGATGGACAAGGCAGGCCCCGACGGGCGGGTCGTATTACGGTCGTCGCACGCCGCTTCGAGCGTCAGCGAACAGCCGGATACACGGCGAGGCGACAGCCCGCCGACGCGCGTCCCGCATGGCGCACGCGCCTGCCGTCAATCAGGAGGAAATGGAGGAAAACGAAGTGAGGCTCGGCGGCCCCGAGCGTCGGCGATGTCGCGAAACATCGATTGAAACGCCCCCGCGACGGCACACATCGGGCCGTTTCGCGCCGGCCGCGCACGCAAAAGCAAAACCCACGCATCAGGCGATGCAGCCGTCCCCGCCTGATCGATAAAGCCGTTCAGCCGGCCCGAACGAGCCGGCTGAATGCAAAACTCCAATTTGAACCGGCCGGCGGCGGCACGTCGATCGATCGCGCGCCGCCCGCTCGGCCGGTGCGATCAGAACTTGTGGCGGATCGCCGCGCGGACCGCGAACTGGTTCGCCGACGCCGACGGGCCGTCCGTGCCGACGACATAGCCGCCGTCCGCGATGGTGCCCGTCTTGTCGCCCGCGACCTTCTGCCATGCGCCCTGCAGATAGACGTCGGTGCGCTTCGACAGGTTGTAGTCCGCCATCAGGCCGACGGTGTGGTACTTCGGCTTCGCGGTGCCCGCGGCCGCGTCGAACTTGCCGTCCGTATACACGTACTGCGCGCCGATGAAGAGCGCCGGCGTCAGCTGGTACTTGCCGTTGATTTCGAAGTTCTGGAACTTCGTCGCGGTCAGGCCGAGGCCCGTGAACGTCGACGACGGCAGATACACCGTCGAGACCGGATTCTTGATGTCCGCCTTCGTGTACACGAAGCCGACCGTCGCCGGGCCGAACGTGTAGTTGACGCCGCCGCCGAAGATACGCAGGCGATCGGCCGTGAAGTTCGCGTCGTTGTCCGCGATCGCGCCGCCCGCCGTCTTGCCCGGGTTGTTCGCCTGCAGATATGCGGCGGCGAGTTGCAGGCCGCCCAGCGTATAAGCGGCGCCGATGCTGTACTGACGGTTGTTCGAGAAGCCGGTCGCGTTGCTGAAGCTGTACGTGCCGCCGACTTGCAGGCCGTTCCAGTCCGGGCTCGCATACTTGATCGTGTTGTTCACACGGAAGGAGTTGTCCGTGTTGTCGTTGTCGAACGGGTGCGAGAACAGCGTGCCGCCCCAGTTGCCGTTCGCGGTCAGCGGCGCGAGGTAGTCGACGACCGAATCGTACTGACGGCCGAGCGTCAGCGAGCCGAATTGCGTGTGCGACAGGCCGACGAACGCCTGGCGGCCGAACATCCGGCTGCCCTGGCCGAGCTTGCCGCTATTCAGGTCGAAGCCGTTTTCCAGCGTGAAGATCGCCTTCAGGCCGCCGCCCAGGTCTTCCGAGCCGCGCAGGCCCCAGCGGCTGCCTTGCGCGAAGCCGCTCGCGAGCTGGTA
Encoded here:
- a CDS encoding porin, yielding MKKQAISAAALLAFAAPVFAQSSVTLYGVIDEGFNYTSNVNVNGIGKSNYQLASGFAQGSRWGLRGSEDLGGGLKAIFTLENGFDLNSGKLGQGSRMFGRQAFVGLSHTQFGSLTLGRQYDSVVDYLAPLTANGNWGGTLFSHPFDNDNTDNSFRVNNTIKYASPDWNGLQVGGTYSFSNATGFSNNRQYSIGAAYTLGGLQLAAAYLQANNPGKTAGGAIADNDANFTADRLRIFGGGVNYTFGPATVGFVYTKADIKNPVSTVYLPSSTFTGLGLTATKFQNFEINGKYQLTPALFIGAQYVYTDGKFDAAAGTAKPKYHTVGLMADYNLSKRTDVYLQGAWQKVAGDKTGTIADGGYVVGTDGPSASANQFAVRAAIRHKF
- a CDS encoding peptidoglycan DD-metalloendopeptidase family protein; translated protein: MTGVVSSMSKSEIDRSVAWLSGVAAALVVAGCATTSPVAPTDTLAGAAASSASAAQAASAPQPGDAAQHQDTAAAPAPVVTRYVVKRGDTLSAIAQANGCTVRDLQTWNRLGRRTRIAIGQTLRIAPPGAENAAASQAASGADAARAPGNAADAARAADAASSAGAAPAGGATSAGAPQPASAPESAADRAADRRVVQETKRHAQSIALAWPAKGAIVETFQPGRNRGIRIAGHAGDPVRAAASGRVMYAGTGLNGYGTLILVQHNADFLTAYAHNRKVLVKTGDVVQQGEQIAEMGTGDGARAGMLFEVRRDGKPVNPMQYLPGRQQG
- a CDS encoding LysR substrate-binding domain-containing protein, yielding MRFDLTDLRLFLHVCEAGSITGGAERAHMTLQSASERIRGMEEELGVPLLQRAKRGTRATEAGRALEHHARVVLQQIDHMRGELQQFGAGLRGHIRLLSNTAALSEYLPDALAEYLPRHPKLSVSVEERSSQEIVHAIRGKTADFGIVADSVGLDGLEQMPFREDWLIAVAAVDHPLAARERVAFAELVDADFIGMTDGSALQVHLSEQAKALGKRIDYRVQLKSFDAICRLIERGVGIGIVSRHAALRAQQTMQIRLIELTDPWAHRRLTICARSFDELPKYTRDFIAFLAHDPGKNESCAA